The sequence GGCGGTGCGCACCCCGCTGATCGCCGCGGTGGCGGGTTACGCGCTCGGCGGCGGCTGCGAGCTGGCGATGATGTGCGATCTGATGATCGCTGCCGACACCGCGAAATTCGGCCAGCCCGAGATCAAGCTCGGCGTGTTGCCCGGCATGGGCGGCTCTCAGCGGCTGACCCGCGCGATCGGTAAGGCGAAGGCGATGGACCTCATTCTCACCGGTCGCACCATCGACGCCGAGGAAGCCGATCGCAGCGGCCTCGTCTCGCGGGTAGTGCCCGCCGACGAGCTGATCCGTGAGGCAAAGGCGGTGGCCACCACCATCTCTCAGATGTCGCTGTCGGCGTCGCGGATGGCGAAGGAGGCCGTCAACCGTGCCTTCGAGTCGTCGCTGACGGAGGGCTTGCTTTACGAGCGCAGGCTGTTCCACGCGGCGTTCGCCACCGCCGACCAGACCGAAGGCATGAACGCCTTCAGCGAGAAGCGCCCACCGAACTTCACGCACAGCTAATCTGCCTGGGTGACTGACACCGCGGAGGCGACGGAAGAAGCAGCTCCGCAACAGGACCCGCCGCAGCACAAGCCGACCTGGTGGCAACGGCACTACACGTTCACCGGGACCGTCCTCGCGCTGGTGTTCCTGTGGTTGTCGCTGACCCCGTCGTTGCTGCCCCGCGGCCCGGTGTTCCAAGGGCTCGTCAGCGGGGCGGCAGGCGCGATCGGCTACGGCATCGGGGTCTTCCTCGTGTGGCTGGTGCAGTTCATGCTCTCGAGGGACGCCAGCCCGCATGCGCCGGGTTGGGCGTGGCTCGCGGTGGTCGTCGTCGGGGTCATCGGCCAGATTCTGATGATCATCTACTTCCACATCTGGCAGGACGAGGTACGCGACCTCAACGACGTTCCGCGAATGACATTCTGGGAGCATCCCCTGACCGCGGTGCTCGCCATCGTCGTGCTTTTCGTCTTCGTCGAAGTCGGCCAGCTGATCGGCAGGCTGGTCAAGTTCCTGGTCAGGCAGTTGAATCACATTGCACCGCCACGTGTCTCGGCGGTTGTCGTGGTCGTTTTGTTGTTCGCGCTTGCCATCGCGCTCCTCAACGGTGTCGTCGTCCGAGTGGGAATGGACTACATCAACAAGACCTTCAGCGCGGTCAACGACGAGACCGATCCCGACATCCCCGCGCCGACGTCGACGCTGCGGTCCGGTGGCCCCGATTCACTGGTCACCTGGGAGTCGCTCGGCCACCAGGGTCGGGTCTTCGTGTCAGGGGGCCCCAGCATCGGCGACCTGACGACATTCAACGGCAAGCCCGCCATCGAGCCGATCCGCGCCTACGCGGGCCTGAATTCCGCCGACGGCATCAAGGCGACCGCAGCGCTGGCCGCCGAGGAGCTGCGGGCCAAAGGCGGTCTCGACCGCGACGTGATTGCTGTGGCGACGACGACAGGCACCGGCTGGATCAACGAGGCCGAGGCGGGCGCACTGGAGTACATGTACAACGGCAACACCGCGATCGTGAGCATGCAGTATTCGTTCCTGCCGAGCTGGCTGTCCTTTCTCGTCGACAAGGAGAACGCGCGCCAGTCCGGTCAGGCGTTGTTCGAGGCCGTCGACGCGATGATCCGCGAAATGCCCGAGGCGCAACGACCCAAGCTGGTGGTCTTCGGTGAGAGCCTGGGCTCGTTCGGCGGTGAGGCGCCGTTCCTGGCGCTGAACAACGTCATCGCCCGCACCGACGGCGCGCTGTATTCCGGACCGACGTTCAACAACACGATCTGGAAAGACCTCACCCACAACCGCGACAAGGATTCGCCGGAGTGGCTGCCGATCTACGACAAGGGCGAGAACGTCAGATTCGTCGCGCGGCCGGACAACCTGCACCGCCCCGACGACCCGTGGGGTAGGCCGCGTGCGGTCTACCTACAGCACGCATCGGACCCGATCGCATGGTGGAACCCCGATCTGCTCTTCGCTGAACCGGATTGGCTGCGCGAGCCTCGCGGCTACGACCTGTCCGGACGCATGCAGTGGATCCCGGTGGTGACGTTCCTCCAAGTGTCCGCAGACATGGCCGTCGCCATCGACGTGCCCGACGGGCACGGCCACGTATACATCCGTGACGTCGCGAACGCTTGGGCCGCCATCTTGCAGCCGCCGGGATGGACACCGGCGAAGACGGAGGAGCTGCGGCCGATGTTGTTGCGGGGTTACTCCAGCTGACGTCAGTTGAGCTCCGCCAGAACCCCTTCAGCCTTCAAGGCGTGATAGCCGCCGATCACATCGGTCGACTTGTGCAGCCCGAGGTCGATCAACGATGCGGCGGCAAGGCTCGAGGTGTATCCCTCCGAGCACAGCACCACCCATTCCACGTCGTCGTCGACGGCCTCGGGAATCTTGGCGTCGCTGGTGGGATCGCAGCGCCACTCCAACACATTGCGTTCGATCACCAACGCTGCAGGAACGTGACCCTCGCGGTCGCGCTGCGCCTGCGGGCGGATGTCTACGAGCACCGCGCCGCGTTCGAGCGCACCGGCCACTGCGTCGGCGGGCATCCGCGCGAGCCGCGCGCGGGCGGCATCGAGCACCTTGTCGATACGGCTGGACATTGATTCGCTATCCTTCCGGGCCGTCGGTGAGTTCGGTTCGATTGCGGCGCAGTGTGTTGCGCCTCGTCACTTCGTAATACGACATCGCGGTCAGCGGCGGGGAGTAAGCGTGCACGCTCAGCGTAGGGCCCGCGACGGTGATGCTGGACGTCGGCGCCCAGATGACATCGTGCACCCAGCCGAGCGGGAATGCCGCCTGATCACCCGCTTCAAGCCTGCGGCGACGCAATGTCTCGCCGTCCCAACGGAATTCGTCGAGCGCACCGGACAGCAGCGTCAGCGCGCCGAGTGAGCCGCCGTGGTCGTGCAGCTCGGTCGCGTGATCCTTGACCCAGCTGATCAACCAGATGTCCAGCTCGTCGTCGCCGTGGATGCGCGTGTACCACCGCTCGTCGGCGGGCAGTCCGCCGGCCGGCAGCAGGTGGTTGTAGCGGCCGCTGAGGACACCGTCGGCGGCTTCGTCGACCGCGTTGAGCAGATCCGGCACGCGCAGCCGGGTGGGCGCGGAGCGGACGGGCGCGGCAAGAGATGGTACGGACAGGGCGGAAACCATGGGAGCTCCAGAAGAGACGACGGGCAGGGGTCGGCTGTCAGGCCGTACAACACTCCCCAGCACGCGGGTGGGCCCACGCCACTCCGGTCCGCTCCATCACGTCGGCGAGTGTTGCATAGATTGGCTGCATGCGCCTCTACTCCCTTTGCGTCGCGGTGTCCGCGACGACGTTTGCGATCACCGGTTGTTCCTCGGGAGGCGACAGTGGCGAGCCCACGTCGGCGCCGCCGACGACGACCGCGGCCAGCTCGGAAACGCACACCCCGGCCCCTGGCGCCGTCGAGGTCTCGCCGGGAGGCGTGACCACCGCGGTCGGGTCGGACGCCGAGTCGACCGAAGAGGAGTACTCGCAGGCCTGCCAGGCCGCGAAGGTGTGGATCGACCAGCAGGGCGGCGATCGGAAGTCGCAGGTCGAGGCCTACCTCAAGCAGATCCAGGATCCCAACACACCGCCGGGTCCGGCCACGTACGGCACCCCGTGGGCGCAACTGTCCCCCGCTCGGCAGGCGGCTGCCATCGTCGCGGTCCAAGCGGGCGCCGACTCGCTCTGCTGAGTTCAAATCACGTGTGCGAGAAAGTCCGCTAGCGCCGGCCCGCGATCCATTCTCGGCCACGGGCGACGGCGTCATCGAGCGCGCCGAACACCCGGTCGGTAGCGGGCACGATGCCGTCGGGCCCGAGCACATCGACCAGCCCTCCCCGTTCCAGGATCCGGTGCGCGGCAGGCGTCACACCTGCGACGATCAGGCGCCCACCGTGGCTCTCCAGTTGGCCCGCCCACCGCCGCAACGCCTTGATCGCGACCGACGACGGTACATCGGGCAGCATTCGCATGCTCAGTACGACGACGGCGTTCGTCGAGCCCGCCGGCCTTGGCCACTCCTCGTCGATGCGGGCCACCTCGGCGAAGAGCCCGACGCCTGCGTAGTGCAGGACGGTCACCTCGTTGCTCGGGCACTCCTCGGGGACGGGGATCACTTGGTAGTCGCCGTCGTCGGTCTGCTTCAAGGCCATCAGCTGCGCGGATTGCGTGGCCTTGACGCAGTACAGGACAAGCGAGGCGATCACCCCGATCAGGATCGCGGTGTGCAGCGGCAGCTGGGTGGTGGCAACGAAGGTGATCAGCATGGCGACTGCGGACATCGGTGCCACCCGCAACACCAGCTTGATGTCGGGCAGCCTGCCTGCGATGAGCTCGAAGCCGATGACCAGGATCAGGCCGCCGATGACCGGCATCGGGATGAGCTCGGCGGCAGAACCGGCGAGCAGGACAAGCACCGCGAGCCACATGCCTGCGAAGATTCCCGCCCAACGGGTCTGCGCGCCAGCGGATGTCGCGACACCGGTGCGGGAAAGCGAACCGCCCGCCGGCAATGCCCCGAAGAAGCCACCGACGAGGTTGCCCGCACCTTGCGCCGTGAAGTCGCCGGACATGTTGCTGCGCGTGCCGTCGGGATTCGGCACCGACGCCGAGATTCCTGCGGCCTGCGCCAGCGCGACCAGGGCCACCGCGATACCGCCGAGCAGCAGTTCGGGCATGGCCGCGAAATTCGGAATAGACAGGGGCGGAAGTGAATTCGTGATCGAAGCGATATCACCGACCGTCTCGACCTCGACGCGGGCGACGGCGACGACGACCGTCACCACCACGAGCGCCAGCAGAATGGCGAACGATTTCAGTGGCTTGATGAAGTGGAACACCACCCAGACCGCGACGGTGCCTGCCGCGACG is a genomic window of Mycobacterium sp. ITM-2016-00318 containing:
- a CDS encoding enoyl-CoA hydratase, translating into MTQSYETILVERDERVGTITLNRPKALNALNSQVMHEVTTAAAEFDNDPGIGAILITGNEKAFAAGADIKEMSELSFGDVFGQDFFAPWAKLAAVRTPLIAAVAGYALGGGCELAMMCDLMIAADTAKFGQPEIKLGVLPGMGGSQRLTRAIGKAKAMDLILTGRTIDAEEADRSGLVSRVVPADELIREAKAVATTISQMSLSASRMAKEAVNRAFESSLTEGLLYERRLFHAAFATADQTEGMNAFSEKRPPNFTHS
- a CDS encoding alpha/beta-hydrolase family protein gives rise to the protein MTDTAEATEEAAPQQDPPQHKPTWWQRHYTFTGTVLALVFLWLSLTPSLLPRGPVFQGLVSGAAGAIGYGIGVFLVWLVQFMLSRDASPHAPGWAWLAVVVVGVIGQILMIIYFHIWQDEVRDLNDVPRMTFWEHPLTAVLAIVVLFVFVEVGQLIGRLVKFLVRQLNHIAPPRVSAVVVVVLLFALAIALLNGVVVRVGMDYINKTFSAVNDETDPDIPAPTSTLRSGGPDSLVTWESLGHQGRVFVSGGPSIGDLTTFNGKPAIEPIRAYAGLNSADGIKATAALAAEELRAKGGLDRDVIAVATTTGTGWINEAEAGALEYMYNGNTAIVSMQYSFLPSWLSFLVDKENARQSGQALFEAVDAMIREMPEAQRPKLVVFGESLGSFGGEAPFLALNNVIARTDGALYSGPTFNNTIWKDLTHNRDKDSPEWLPIYDKGENVRFVARPDNLHRPDDPWGRPRAVYLQHASDPIAWWNPDLLFAEPDWLREPRGYDLSGRMQWIPVVTFLQVSADMAVAIDVPDGHGHVYIRDVANAWAAILQPPGWTPAKTEELRPMLLRGYSS
- a CDS encoding rhodanese-like domain-containing protein, whose product is MSSRIDKVLDAARARLARMPADAVAGALERGAVLVDIRPQAQRDREGHVPAALVIERNVLEWRCDPTSDAKIPEAVDDDVEWVVLCSEGYTSSLAAASLIDLGLHKSTDVIGGYHALKAEGVLAELN
- a CDS encoding cysteine dioxygenase family protein codes for the protein MVSALSVPSLAAPVRSAPTRLRVPDLLNAVDEAADGVLSGRYNHLLPAGGLPADERWYTRIHGDDELDIWLISWVKDHATELHDHGGSLGALTLLSGALDEFRWDGETLRRRRLEAGDQAAFPLGWVHDVIWAPTSSITVAGPTLSVHAYSPPLTAMSYYEVTRRNTLRRNRTELTDGPEG
- the lpqV gene encoding lipoprotein LpqV, giving the protein MRLYSLCVAVSATTFAITGCSSGGDSGEPTSAPPTTTAASSETHTPAPGAVEVSPGGVTTAVGSDAESTEEEYSQACQAAKVWIDQQGGDRKSQVEAYLKQIQDPNTPPGPATYGTPWAQLSPARQAAAIVAVQAGADSLC
- a CDS encoding SulP family inorganic anion transporter, translating into MPAHDFKVKSAVRRLGRPKPRDVLAGLVTGLFSIPEGMAYASIGGFNPVVGLWSGVVPGIVASLFARTVLMVTTLTSAIALSSRSVLAEVGLDPADPANVAALALVVGIVMLIFGLLRFGSVMNFVSNAVMTGFSTGIALQIIAGVLRDSTGYKPQSNNTIGKFVDALAHIGLWQPLAVAVAAGTVAVWVVFHFIKPLKSFAILLALVVVTVVVAVARVEVETVGDIASITNSLPPLSIPNFAAMPELLLGGIAVALVALAQAAGISASVPNPDGTRSNMSGDFTAQGAGNLVGGFFGALPAGGSLSRTGVATSAGAQTRWAGIFAGMWLAVLVLLAGSAAELIPMPVIGGLILVIGFELIAGRLPDIKLVLRVAPMSAVAMLITFVATTQLPLHTAILIGVIASLVLYCVKATQSAQLMALKQTDDGDYQVIPVPEECPSNEVTVLHYAGVGLFAEVARIDEEWPRPAGSTNAVVVLSMRMLPDVPSSVAIKALRRWAGQLESHGGRLIVAGVTPAAHRILERGGLVDVLGPDGIVPATDRVFGALDDAVARGREWIAGRR